The following are encoded together in the Candidatus Omnitrophota bacterium genome:
- a CDS encoding DNA-directed RNA polymerase subunit alpha, giving the protein MGIKWSDFQLPKRLECDESTYTNTYGRFYAAPFERGYGVTLGNSLRRVLLSSIEGSAVTSVKFDGVQHEFSTIPGVLEDTTEIILNIKGLVINSHSKIPKTISIKKDKKGEIKAKDIITDESVEIINPEHHIATLTKDTKFHIEMEVARGRGYVPQELNKKEDMAIGVIPVDSIFTPVKQVNFTIENTRVGQRTDYDKLILEITTNGAINPKDALLYASNILQRHLDIFVSFGQLPEDAEEEPMMTKEEVELYEKLRLPISELELSVRSSNCLREANIKTIADLVKRPEEEMLGFKNFGKKSLTEIKELLAGMGLGLGMKVDTKKLKIV; this is encoded by the coding sequence ATGGGAATAAAATGGTCTGATTTTCAGTTGCCAAAAAGACTTGAATGCGATGAGTCAACTTATACGAATACTTATGGCAGATTTTATGCTGCGCCGTTTGAAAGAGGATACGGGGTTACTTTAGGCAATTCCTTAAGGCGTGTCCTGCTTTCTTCTATCGAAGGAAGTGCTGTTACCTCAGTCAAATTTGACGGAGTCCAGCATGAATTCTCAACGATACCAGGCGTGCTTGAAGACACAACAGAGATAATTCTTAATATCAAAGGGCTGGTTATAAATTCACATTCAAAGATCCCCAAGACTATATCAATAAAGAAGGATAAGAAAGGCGAGATCAAAGCCAAGGATATCATTACTGATGAATCAGTCGAGATCATTAATCCCGAACACCATATAGCTACGTTGACCAAAGATACTAAATTCCACATTGAGATGGAAGTAGCAAGGGGGCGCGGATATGTGCCTCAGGAACTCAATAAAAAAGAGGATATGGCTATCGGCGTAATCCCCGTAGATTCAATTTTCACGCCGGTTAAGCAGGTAAATTTCACCATTGAAAATACGCGAGTCGGCCAGCGTACGGATTACGATAAACTTATTTTGGAAATAACAACTAACGGGGCCATTAATCCTAAAGATGCCCTCTTATATGCCTCTAATATTCTTCAAAGGCACTTGGATATTTTTGTCAGCTTTGGCCAGCTTCCTGAAGATGCGGAAGAAGAACCGATGATGACCAAGGAAGAAGTAGAGCTTTACGAGAAACTAAGGCTGCCGATATCTGAACTTGAGCTTTCAGTACGCAGTTCTAATTGTTTACGCGAGGCCAATATCAAAACCATAGCGGACCTGGTCAAAAGGCCAGAGGAGGAGATGCTCGGATTCAAGAACTTTGGTAAGAAATCTCTTACTGAAATAAAAGAACTTTTGGCCGGTATGGGCCTGGGCTTAGGTATGAAGGTCGATACAAAAAAATTAAAAATTGTTTAA
- a CDS encoding 30S ribosomal protein S4, translating to MARYKDAVCRLCRREGEKLFLKGARCNTPKCAIAKRAYAPGQHGQGKQKHSNYGIQLREKQKVKRVYGVLERQFRRYFGIASKSKGVTGKILLQLLERRLDNVIFRMNFATSRAQARQIVRHNLIYINGKRVNIPSYLVAAGDSIEVKGKDGALNKIRENIEFSKDRAIVSWIEANAQDLKAKINRLPEKSDIQLPIQEQLIVELYSK from the coding sequence ATGGCTCGTTATAAGGATGCTGTTTGCAGGTTATGCAGGCGTGAAGGTGAAAAATTATTCTTAAAAGGCGCAAGGTGCAATACTCCTAAATGCGCGATTGCTAAAAGAGCATATGCCCCGGGCCAGCATGGCCAGGGTAAGCAGAAACATTCTAACTACGGTATACAGTTAAGAGAAAAACAGAAGGTTAAGAGGGTATACGGCGTGCTGGAGAGACAATTCCGCAGATATTTCGGAATCGCTTCAAAATCAAAAGGTGTAACCGGTAAGATACTCTTGCAATTACTTGAAAGAAGGCTTGACAATGTCATCTTTAGGATGAATTTCGCTACCTCCCGTGCTCAGGCAAGACAGATTGTCAGGCATAACCTCATTTACATCAATGGCAAGAGAGTCAATATTCCGTCTTATTTAGTAGCAGCCGGTGATTCCATAGAGGTAAAGGGTAAGGACGGCGCTTTGAATAAAATACGGGAAAACATAGAATTTTCCAAAGACAGGGCGATTGTATCATGGATAGAAGCCAATGCCCAGGACCTGAAAGCAAAAATAAACAGGTTACCAGAAAAGTCAGATATACAATTGCCGATCCAAGAACAATTAATAGTCGAGCTTTATTCGAAGTAA
- a CDS encoding 30S ribosomal protein S11, which produces MATKDKAKKKKIARGITSGIAHIQASFNNTIITITDKQGNALVWSAPGIVGYGGSKKSTPFAAQVAATDAAKKAKDIGIKEVEVFVKGPGFGRESAIRALQASGLTVTCIKDVTPIPHNGCRPKKKRRV; this is translated from the coding sequence ATGGCAACAAAAGATAAAGCAAAAAAAAAGAAAATAGCCAGAGGCATTACCAGCGGGATTGCACATATCCAGGCAAGTTTTAATAATACCATAATAACAATTACTGATAAGCAGGGTAATGCTTTAGTCTGGTCTGCTCCGGGAATAGTTGGTTATGGCGGATCAAAAAAGTCTACGCCTTTTGCTGCTCAGGTAGCAGCAACTGATGCGGCTAAAAAAGCTAAAGATATAGGGATTAAAGAAGTGGAAGTTTTTGTAAAGGGCCCCGGATTCGGTAGAGAATCAGCGATAAGGGCCTTACAGGCTTCGGGTTTAACGGTGACCTGCATTAAAGACGTAACTCCTATACCTCATAATGGTTGCCGTCCCAAGAAGAAAAGGAGAGTATAA
- a CDS encoding 30S ribosomal protein S13, with the protein MPRIIGVDLPKEKTIETALTYLYGVGRFMSNKILKEANIEPLKRAKDLSEEEISRITIILQKSGYRVEGDLRRDISQNIKRLMDIGAWRGMRHKKGLPVRGQRTRTNARTRKGPRKGGSIVVKKVETK; encoded by the coding sequence GTGCCAAGAATTATAGGCGTTGACTTACCGAAAGAAAAAACCATTGAAACTGCCCTGACTTACCTTTACGGAGTCGGCAGGTTCATGTCTAATAAAATCCTTAAAGAAGCGAACATAGAACCGCTTAAGAGAGCTAAAGATTTAAGCGAAGAAGAAATTTCCAGGATTACCATTATACTTCAAAAAAGCGGTTACCGGGTCGAAGGTGACCTGCGCAGGGATATATCCCAAAACATAAAAAGACTTATGGATATAGGGGCCTGGCGTGGCATGCGTCATAAAAAGGGCCTTCCGGTCAGAGGGCAGAGAACGCGCACAAACGCAAGGACAAGAAAAGGTCCGAGAAAAGGCGGAAGTATAGTAGTCAAAAAGGTTGAAACCAAATAA
- a CDS encoding 50S ribosomal protein L36, whose amino-acid sequence MKVKSSIRKICDKCKIIKRRGVARVICSTPKHKQKQG is encoded by the coding sequence ATGAAAGTAAAATCATCTATAAGAAAAATTTGCGACAAGTGTAAGATAATCAAAAGGCGTGGTGTTGCGCGCGTCATATGCTCTACACCTAAGCATAAACAAAAACAAGGATAA
- a CDS encoding translation initiation factor IF-1, with amino-acid sequence MAKEELIETEGKILEALPNAMFRVELDNGHVVLAHVSGKMRMHFIRILPGDKVKLELSPYDLSRGRITFRIK; translated from the coding sequence ATGGCAAAAGAAGAACTGATCGAAACAGAAGGTAAAATTTTAGAAGCTCTGCCTAATGCGATGTTCAGGGTTGAGCTTGATAACGGACATGTGGTTCTGGCACACGTTTCGGGAAAAATGCGTATGCACTTTATCAGAATATTGCCCGGAGATAAGGTAAAACTAGAATTGTCCCCCTATGATTTAAGCAGGGGAAGAATAACATTCAGGATAAAATGA
- the map gene encoding type I methionyl aminopeptidase → MIPLKSKEDIHMMGESGKILSRIIRSLRLFVSEGMTTKEIDAYAETLIKKESVISAFKGYRGYPANICTSVNDEVVHGIPSERVLLNGDILSLDVGINYKGYFSDAALTIPIGIVSGQIKKLLEVTEKSLKIGIEKVKANNHLYDISYAIQEYVEKNGFSIVREFVGHGIGKSLHEEPEIPNFGRKGTGPLLTEGMVFAVEPMVNMGAWEVEIAPNGWTALTKDRMASAHFEHTVAITDRGTEILTA, encoded by the coding sequence ATGATCCCTCTAAAGTCTAAAGAAGATATTCATATGATGGGGGAGTCAGGAAAGATTTTATCAAGGATTATCCGTTCTTTGAGATTGTTTGTAAGCGAAGGGATGACAACGAAAGAGATCGACGCCTATGCGGAAACCCTGATTAAAAAAGAAAGTGTCATCTCTGCTTTTAAAGGATACAGAGGATATCCCGCCAATATATGCACATCTGTCAATGATGAGGTAGTTCATGGCATACCGTCAGAGAGGGTGCTTTTAAACGGCGATATATTGAGCTTGGATGTCGGAATAAATTATAAGGGGTACTTTTCAGATGCTGCGTTGACTATTCCGATCGGAATTGTCAGCGGCCAGATAAAGAAACTGCTGGAAGTAACTGAAAAATCCCTGAAGATCGGTATAGAAAAAGTAAAAGCAAATAACCATCTTTACGATATTTCTTATGCTATACAGGAATACGTAGAGAAAAACGGTTTCTCAATAGTCCGGGAATTTGTAGGCCATGGCATAGGCAAGTCGCTTCACGAAGAACCGGAGATTCCTAATTTCGGCCGCAAGGGCACAGGGCCGTTATTGACTGAAGGAATGGTATTTGCTGTTGAGCCCATGGTTAATATGGGTGCGTGGGAGGTTGAAATCGCACCTAATGGCTGGACTGCCCTGACAAAAGATAGAATGGCATCTGCTCATTTTGAACACACGGTTGCCATTACCGACAGAGGAACAGAGATTTTAACCGCTTAA
- a CDS encoding adenylate kinase gives MNIILLGPPGAGKGTQSKQLAKSLNLPHISTGDILRENVKLDTELGRKAKDYMNKGGLVPDELVTKMLNSRLGLPDTKKGFILDGYPRNISQAKTLDSILSQRNIKIDTVIYLDSSDGVIIQRLSGRLVCRSCNMLFHKINMPPKKTMVCDACGGQLYQRDDDKEETIKNRLIVYKNEVSSLLDYYKNKGSLLKVSADGQANDVLKEIIELVKGLNDPSKV, from the coding sequence ATGAATATAATATTATTAGGCCCTCCGGGTGCGGGTAAAGGGACTCAGTCAAAACAGCTGGCTAAGTCACTAAACCTCCCGCATATATCTACCGGCGATATTCTAAGGGAAAATGTAAAGCTTGATACCGAGCTAGGCAGGAAAGCCAAAGATTATATGAATAAAGGCGGATTGGTGCCTGATGAGCTGGTAACAAAAATGCTAAACAGCCGCCTGGGTTTGCCGGATACAAAAAAAGGCTTTATACTTGATGGTTATCCCAGAAATATCTCTCAGGCCAAAACATTAGACTCAATACTAAGCCAGAGGAATATCAAAATTGATACGGTTATATATCTTGATTCAAGCGACGGAGTTATCATACAAAGATTAAGCGGAAGGCTGGTATGCCGAAGCTGTAATATGCTTTTCCATAAGATAAATATGCCCCCCAAGAAAACAATGGTCTGCGATGCGTGCGGCGGGCAATTATACCAGCGCGATGATGATAAGGAAGAAACTATAAAAAACCGCCTCATAGTCTACAAAAATGAGGTCTCTTCACTGTTAGATTATTATAAAAATAAAGGGAGCCTGCTTAAAGTTTCTGCTGATGGGCAGGCCAATGATGTATTAAAGGAAATAATTGAATTAGTAAAAGGTTTGAATGATCCCTCTAAAGTCTAA
- the secY gene encoding preprotein translocase subunit SecY: MLKALANSFKIPDLKKRLLITGALLLVYRVGCFIPTPGIDGAALSKFFAEMARTSGGALLGIINMFSGGAMEQMTIFALGIMPYISSSIILQLLTAVIPALEKLSKEGRVGYEKINQYTRYGTIVLAVIQSFFIALWLENPARFEGIKIVGSPGISFRILTVLTLTTGTIFIMWLGEQIQEKGIGNGISLVITAGIISRISPALNQLYILLSPNSPSKRALPFFTLIIMAVLLVGVVLAVIFVTQGQRKIPVQYARRVVGRKIFGGQSTYIPLKVDTAGVIAIIFAQSIISFPATIATFIPNPAFQRLAQSLGPGHILYTFLYALLIIFFCYFYTAIVFNPLDLSENMKKYGGFVPGIRPGKSTAEYLDFVMTRITLAGAIFIAFVAVFPHLTMNWLGVPYMVASFFGGTGVLIIVGVMLDTIKQIESHLLMHHYEGFIKSGRIKGRR; the protein is encoded by the coding sequence GTGTTAAAGGCTTTAGCAAATTCTTTTAAAATACCCGATTTAAAGAAACGGCTTTTAATAACCGGGGCTTTACTTCTTGTTTACAGGGTGGGATGTTTTATACCTACTCCGGGTATTGATGGAGCTGCTCTTTCTAAATTTTTTGCCGAAATGGCAAGGACTTCCGGCGGGGCATTACTGGGTATTATAAACATGTTTTCGGGCGGAGCGATGGAGCAGATGACCATATTTGCCTTGGGGATAATGCCTTATATCTCGTCTTCGATCATCTTGCAACTCTTGACTGCTGTTATACCGGCACTGGAAAAATTATCCAAAGAAGGCCGTGTAGGATATGAAAAAATAAATCAATATACTCGTTACGGCACTATTGTGCTTGCCGTAATACAATCGTTTTTTATCGCCCTGTGGCTTGAGAACCCGGCAAGGTTTGAAGGGATTAAAATTGTCGGCAGTCCCGGGATTTCTTTCAGGATATTAACCGTACTTACCCTTACTACCGGCACCATTTTTATTATGTGGCTTGGAGAACAAATACAGGAAAAGGGTATTGGAAACGGCATATCACTTGTTATTACCGCCGGCATTATTTCCAGGATAAGCCCGGCGTTGAACCAGCTTTACATACTTCTATCGCCGAATTCTCCATCAAAAAGAGCGCTGCCGTTTTTTACGCTCATTATTATGGCTGTCCTTTTGGTCGGAGTTGTATTAGCGGTAATTTTTGTCACGCAAGGGCAGAGAAAGATCCCTGTGCAATACGCGCGCAGGGTTGTAGGAAGAAAAATCTTTGGAGGGCAAAGCACATATATCCCTTTAAAAGTAGATACGGCTGGCGTTATCGCAATCATATTTGCCCAATCTATTATTTCATTTCCTGCAACAATAGCGACTTTTATACCTAACCCGGCGTTTCAAAGGCTGGCCCAAAGCTTAGGCCCCGGGCACATTTTATATACTTTTCTTTATGCTCTTTTGATAATATTTTTCTGTTATTTCTATACTGCTATCGTGTTTAATCCGCTTGACCTTTCGGAGAATATGAAGAAATACGGAGGTTTTGTGCCAGGGATCCGTCCCGGAAAATCAACGGCGGAATACTTAGATTTTGTAATGACGCGGATCACTTTAGCCGGGGCTATTTTTATCGCTTTTGTCGCTGTTTTTCCGCATCTTACAATGAACTGGCTGGGTGTGCCTTATATGGTTGCATCCTTCTTTGGCGGCACGGGCGTTCTGATTATCGTCGGGGTCATGCTTGACACTATTAAGCAGATAGAATCACATTTGTTAATGCATCACTATGAAGGATTCATTAAAAGCGGCAGGATCAAGGGAAGAAGATAA
- a CDS encoding 50S ribosomal protein L15 — protein sequence MKEKKIKAKRPSPKTKTFRKDLKTSKEKAVFLGLHNLKPAAGSKKRKRILGRGSSSGHGKTSTRGSKGQTSRAGRHFYLGFEGGQSPLIRKFPKRGFTSIFKQVYQIVNLIDLKNLKEEMINPEVLYDKGLISSKDKKVKILAKGDLKKSINLQAHAFSKAAREKIINAGGKAEVI from the coding sequence ATGAAAGAAAAGAAGATCAAGGCTAAAAGGCCATCACCTAAAACAAAAACATTTAGAAAAGATTTAAAAACCTCCAAAGAGAAGGCTGTTTTTCTTGGGTTGCACAATTTAAAACCCGCTGCCGGCAGTAAAAAAAGAAAAAGGATATTAGGCAGAGGCTCTAGTTCAGGCCATGGAAAAACTTCTACAAGAGGCAGCAAGGGCCAGACTTCTAGGGCAGGCCGCCATTTTTACCTTGGTTTTGAAGGCGGGCAATCGCCTTTAATCCGTAAATTCCCTAAAAGAGGGTTTACCAGCATATTTAAACAGGTATATCAGATAGTTAATCTAATAGATCTAAAGAATTTAAAAGAAGAAATGATCAATCCTGAGGTTTTATATGATAAAGGCCTGATCTCTTCTAAGGATAAGAAAGTTAAGATCTTAGCTAAAGGCGACTTAAAAAAGTCTATAAATTTACAGGCACATGCGTTTTCAAAGGCAGCACGAGAAAAGATTATCAATGCCGGCGGAAAGGCTGAGGTTATTTAG
- a CDS encoding 30S ribosomal protein S5: MKDTTSSENVEFIERVIAINRVTKVTKGGKKLHFRALVVVGDTKGRVGYALDKANEVADAIRKSLGKAKKNLVKISIEGSTIPHEIIGEYGAAKVMLKPASEGTGVIAAGPVRAICEAVGIKDILTKSLKSNNPINVIKATMDGLTNLKA, from the coding sequence ATGAAAGACACTACCAGTAGCGAAAACGTAGAATTCATTGAAAGAGTAATAGCAATAAACCGTGTTACCAAAGTAACAAAAGGCGGTAAAAAACTACATTTTCGGGCGCTTGTTGTTGTCGGTGATACCAAAGGAAGAGTAGGTTATGCCTTGGATAAAGCTAATGAAGTCGCAGACGCAATAAGAAAATCATTAGGCAAGGCGAAAAAGAACCTGGTCAAGATAAGCATAGAAGGCTCTACCATCCCTCATGAGATCATCGGTGAATATGGAGCTGCTAAAGTCATGCTTAAACCTGCCTCCGAAGGAACTGGAGTCATTGCCGCCGGGCCGGTAAGGGCTATCTGTGAGGCCGTCGGCATTAAGGATATCCTTACTAAATCCCTTAAATCTAATAATCCGATTAATGTAATCAAGGCAACTATGGATGGGTTAACCAATCTGAAGGCATAA
- a CDS encoding 50S ribosomal protein L18 — MKNNREVARLKRHRRIKLRMFGEESKPRLIIHRSLKNLFIQVVDDSKKRTVLSSSTMDKEVKERFPYGGNVKAAVFLGEVFARKAKEKGIKKIIFDRAGLKYHGRVKAFADSLRKGGVEF, encoded by the coding sequence ATGAAAAATAACAGGGAAGTAGCGAGGTTAAAGAGGCACAGAAGAATCAAATTAAGAATGTTCGGTGAAGAATCCAAGCCGCGTTTGATTATTCACAGGAGCTTAAAGAACCTTTTTATCCAGGTAGTAGATGATTCAAAAAAGAGGACAGTGTTGTCGTCATCTACTATGGATAAGGAAGTAAAAGAACGTTTCCCGTACGGCGGGAACGTAAAAGCGGCTGTATTTTTGGGAGAAGTTTTTGCAAGAAAAGCCAAAGAAAAAGGCATAAAGAAAATAATATTTGACCGTGCCGGATTGAAATATCACGGTCGTGTCAAGGCATTTGCCGACTCACTAAGAAAAGGCGGGGTTGAATTTTAA